The sequence AAATTTCCATACTCCATTATTTACTTCTGTTTCAACTGATACTCTACTGTTGCCCTCGCGTTTACAACAAGAAAGCTCACAAAACAGCTCAAGTGAGTCATCTGCCCGGAAACGAAACGAAGCTGTTCCATCTGGAGCTTTTAAAGAGTCTCCGGTTTTACTCAAACATTTCACTCCTAGTGACATGGCATCTAACTTTGCACCTAGTTGACCCTCGGGAATGTTGGGATAAGGTAAATTACATGGTCTTTCCTCTCCTTTAAATTTGATTACAAAATTCAGCAAGTCAGTTGGGAAATTTTGAGTAATATTGTCTTCCGTTTGACCAATATAAAACTTAATAGCATATTCGCCTTCTCTTGGTAGTTTTATATTTGCTATGTACATTTCTTTTTCTCTTCTAGCAACAACATGTCTGCTCAGAGTACCACTTCCTATCAATAGGCTTTTGAGCATGTGGgatatttctaattttgcaTCAATATGAATGATAAATTCTACTACGCCATTCCCTGTCCTTATAAATGGTGATTTTGGGGAAATTGCGTAGATATCCAATTTTTCTGCATGCGGATTATTACCGAATCCTACTTCCGGAAAATCAGGGAATGGTAAACATGGTTCTTTGGGGTCTATACAGTCTATCATGTATGAACAaactaatgaaaaattatttgattttgtgaaaTCACATCCATATACATCGAACTGATATTTTCCATAAAACGGAAGTCTTACTTTGAATATTACTTTATCTTGTGTGTGAATCACACTCACAAACCTTTCTAGTAAAATATCGACtggtttatttgtttgaatttgtgttCTTTGCTGGGTTAGCATAACcttgaataaataatttgaacTCCTTTTTGGCGGAAGGGCAAACGAAATATTAATTGTCTCTTTTTCGGCTGTCATTTTGTTGGAAATACAACTTCTTTCAACAATACTCATTTCATACATATGAAAATATTCTCGTAAATATGGCgacttttcaaatttagaaaactTTACCGGAACTGGAAGTAACTGCCAGAATTCTTCATCCGGGAAGTGCGTATAGATGAGTTCGTGTGGGTCAGAGAAAAAGTAGAATTCATTATATCTTACGATATCATCGATATCCCCTCCTTTTGAAATTTTGCCCTCTGAACTTATGTTTATTGTGTTATCGCTATTGCGACCAAGTACGCATGTTGACGCCCAGAAGACATCAACAAATTGCCATTGACCTTTTACATAAACGGCATTCCACTGGCTGTCCAACTCCTCACAATTAATGTCGCAGCCGACTTTGTATAGCTCACCTTTCGTAATACCATTTATGATAACGCACGGAATGTCTGCtaacctaaaataaataatatattcaaaGATCTACATCAATTGCCAGAGGCAACTGTCTCCAAACATATAGAAACACAAACAATAAAAGTGAACGTGTGAATAATCTACAGCTAAGACGTGGTTAAATCTGATTTTAACATTAGTAAAGTATCAGTTTAAAGACAGATATTTATGAATGCCACTCTTTAAATTTCTATACCATACCAAATTTTAAAGATTGGTTTTCTGATAGTATTGTATAATCAAAACGcaatatatcaaaaaaaatgttggcTTTCAATCGTTTCGGTTCTTATACAATATTATCTTTCAATATATTTGGCATGTATGGTATCTAATAAAGGTAGATCCAGAAAAGTCATTCGAATGTAGAACATTTATAAAAGGTTGCTTCATTATACTGCATAGTGGAAGTGCTAGTTGACGAGGGAGagagatactttttttttaatttatttatctaaaataatGAATATCAACTGTATATGAAAGATACTTACAAACACAGCATGTAGAACATCTGAGCATGTGAGATTAAGTCACACTGTATTTTAAGCATGTGTTCTAATGGTGAATCAGTAGGAGGAATCATTTCTGAGTCTATGCTGTACACGTCAAATGATGTCATCCAACGAAAAATTGCACGTACTTTCAATAAATCCCCAATCTGTTTTCCGTCTGGAGTTATCACTAAATATTCTACAACATCCCACATTGTTTTAGTCAATAAATCAAGAGGTGCCTGCAAAagaataaatttaatatcataTCATTAAAATATGGTCCCACCAAGCAATTTGGCTTCCTCTGCCAATAAGAACTGGCTGCTACGATAAAGCAAATAATGCTTAAAATGACGTTAAACGCCAAAATCGATCAATCAACAAATCTGTTTTGGATTGCAATTCATTCTTGAGGTCAAGAacagttaaatataaatttttgaaaatgtaaattaagTCTTACGTTCACTCCGACCTGCTGGCACATCGAACTTGGCTTTAAAAGATTGATAAGACActgaaaaacttattttatttgacataaaaaaaatgcgtCTGTTGTATATATAAGTTACCTCCGACACAATATAATCAATATCagcaaaattgatatttttcaaaaactctTTTTTCTTTAACTTAGGTGGAAGAGGTCTTGGTTGATCATTTGTCGTTAATGTTCCTCTTCTAGCTGGTAACCCGCGTGGACTATCAGTAGTCGTGTCTCCTGTTGATGATGATTTTCCGGTACGGTCGGTGTTTGGAAAAGTCCTTCTCCTCGATGGCATATGGCGGAGACCTCCATTGACGTTAGATTCTGACAGCAGACGTTTCTGAAAGATTTTTATTGGTTCATTAgcaataaaaagaagataaatactGGAAATTGATAACAGGGAACAACCAACTCGAAGCAATGGTAAAACCTATAATTGAgaataatagaaaaaacaatCTTTCTAAGACTTGAAAAATTTGAGAAATCAGCAGTGAAGCAATTCCGTTGACGATACTGatcaaacaacaatttaaaaaaaatacatgcaaaCAAGCAATGTTTTATGTTTACTATTGATCGAGGTATTAGCATTAGAAGCTTGTGAAACTTAAATCTGAAAATTATTAATCTTTGAtgcatattgataaaaaaaaaatgaagaaatcatgcagattaaaatcttaaaatctgTAAGGTCAACAATAGCTGCATACATATACGGATAATTGGCATGTTCCAGACAGATAAACAGTCAGTAGggaaaataaattgaatctGGTACTCGCGAAATTCATTTGCATAGAAA is a genomic window of Mytilus trossulus isolate FHL-02 chromosome 1, PNRI_Mtr1.1.1.hap1, whole genome shotgun sequence containing:
- the LOC134695491 gene encoding uncharacterized protein LOC134695491; its protein translation is MCQQVGVNAPLDLLTKTMWDVVEYLVITPDGKQIGDLLKVRAIFRWMTSFDVYSIDSEMIPPTDSPLEHMLKIQCDLISHAQMFYMLCLLADIPCVIINGITKGELYKVGCDINCEELDSQWNAVYVKGQWQFVDVFWASTCVLGRNSDNTINISSEGKISKGGDIDDIVRYNEFYFFSDPHELIYTHFPDEEFWQLLPVPVKFSKFEKSPYLREYFHMYEMSIVERSCISNKMTAEKETINISFALPPKRSSNYLFKVMLTQQRTQIQTNKPVDILLERFVSVIHTQDKVIFKVRLPFYGKYQFDVYGCDFTKSNNFSLVCSYMIDCIDPKEPCLPFPDFPEVGFGNNPHAEKLDIYAISPKSPFIRTGNGVVEFIIHIDAKLEISHMLKSLLIGSGTLSRHVVARREKEMYIANIKLPREGEYAIKFYIGQTEDNITQNFPTDLLNFVIKFKGEERPCNLPYPNIPEGQLGAKLDAMSLGVKCLSKTGDSLKAPDGTASFRFRADDSLELFCELSCCKREGNSRVSVETEVNNGVWKFDVDMPIPGEYSMNVFAFKKNDHSRLHQIHSFFIHSEGNIIRRVRFSDDSIVENIISDTIITAKPDVVIPIPSPTQYETIFTTVRKTDEKIYENENEIKVKTNKDSIEIRLNDYGEYVLEVFTHDKYENAICTSGRFYIHFKKDEDIYEDDFQELVNTLKPVDEIEPVEEPIPDRKDSVFEQGQFEEVCSEDSDSDNAEVNEEQEMDGNESDTAITFNEDIASVSFTEDGTKSVAMTEDTDFQEDMDEMEEIAKEQFKQVKEKSIKKNMAKALKSKDLKQMKTQLKRFKQFDLDPEDKMVAYVQKVVKELTVKEKMAEACRRRNPKTIKKYISEAKEANFDHRLDMQIQLSKKILDRVTKVEKLMKPLLKMNQNTLTEMKKYMTPPESVHQILKATCILLGDDPKKLQTWKDCQGLLFKTGKENIMRRVSQFDFNSTSPTMISKINSILKPYNLVQIRDASIGAAAFYLWITGILDEIKKPRRNKSKDILPRSSRPRPSTLSVHHHGGSFLVRI